Proteins from a single region of Harmonia axyridis chromosome 4, icHarAxyr1.1, whole genome shotgun sequence:
- the LOC123678571 gene encoding sodium/potassium-transporting ATPase subunit beta-2-like isoform X3, producing the protein MELDSPKTKIKYPKSKIGIFYLIFYGMLAALVAICMWVFSQTLNPRIPKWMNEESIIGTNPGLGFRPMPENNEESTLIWLRGSNKTNYEKWKANLMNFLDIYYTPGKIEKGNVPIKRCSYDELPIPGQVCDIDVRKWEPCTPDRHFDYHRNSPCIFLKLNRIYGWVPEYYNDPNDLPDDMPQQLKDHITYNITREKERNNIWISCTGETPADNEYLGPIKYYPSYQGFPGYYYPYMNSEGYLSPLVAVQFKRPTSGLVINIECRAWAKNIKYNRHDRSGSVHFELLID; encoded by the exons ATGGAACTTGATtctcctaaaacaaaaattaagtacCCAAAAT cCAAAATTGGTATTTTCTACTTAATTTTCTATGGAATGCTTGCGGCTCTAGTAGCCATCTGTATGTGGGTCTTCTCTCAAACTCTGAACCCAAGAATTCCAAAATGGATGAATGAAGAATCTATAATTGGTACAAACCCAGGATTAGGTTTCAGGCCGATGCCCGAGAACAACGAAGAAAGCACACTTATTTGGTTACGTGGTTCCAATAAAACTAATTACGAGAAGTGGAAGGCTAACCTCATGAACTTTTTAGACa tCTATTACACCCCTGGTAAAATAGAAAAAGGAAATGTGCCAATAAAGCGTTGTTCGTATGACGAACTACCAATACCTGGTCAAGTTTGCGATATAGACGTCCGAAAATGGGAACCTTGCACACCTGATCGTCACTTCGACTATCACAGgaactcaccctgtatcttcCTGAAACTGAATAGGATATATGGGTGGGTGCCAGAGTACTACAACGATCCTAATGATCTCCCAGATGATATGCCTCAACAACTTAAGGATCATATCACATATAATATTACTCGGGAAAAAGAG agGAACAATATTTGGATCTCTTGTACAGGCGAAACTCCAGCAGATAACGAATATTTAGGACCTATCAAATATTATCCTTCATATCAAGGATTTCCAGGATACTATTACCCTTATATGAACTCGGAAGGTTACTTGAGTCCTTTGGTTGCTGTTCAATTCAAAAGGCCAACTTCTGGTTTAGTCATAAATATTGAATGCAGAGCATGGgccaaaaacataaaatataacagACATGACAGAAGTGGATCGGTACATTTCGAATTACTGATTGACTAA
- the LOC123678571 gene encoding sodium/potassium-transporting ATPase subunit beta-2-like isoform X1 has protein sequence MTSGKMDKTVKKVAPSRSLSKQDELLQAQTQYFLNLQERKLTKEEKIKKFIWDPETRKFMGRTSSSWAKIGIFYLIFYGMLAALVAICMWVFSQTLNPRIPKWMNEESIIGTNPGLGFRPMPENNEESTLIWLRGSNKTNYEKWKANLMNFLDIYYTPGKIEKGNVPIKRCSYDELPIPGQVCDIDVRKWEPCTPDRHFDYHRNSPCIFLKLNRIYGWVPEYYNDPNDLPDDMPQQLKDHITYNITREKERNNIWISCTGETPADNEYLGPIKYYPSYQGFPGYYYPYMNSEGYLSPLVAVQFKRPTSGLVINIECRAWAKNIKYNRHDRSGSVHFELLID, from the exons ATGACTTCTGGGAAAATGGATAAAACTGTTAAAAAAGTGGCGCCTTCCAGGTCTTTGAGCAAGCAGGATGAATTGTTGCAGGCCCAGACGCAATATTTTCTCAATTTGCAAGAGAGAAAGCTGACTAAGGAGGAGAAAATAAAGAAGTTCATATGGGACCCTGAAACTAGGAAGTTTATGGGCCGAACTTCGTCTAGTTGGG cCAAAATTGGTATTTTCTACTTAATTTTCTATGGAATGCTTGCGGCTCTAGTAGCCATCTGTATGTGGGTCTTCTCTCAAACTCTGAACCCAAGAATTCCAAAATGGATGAATGAAGAATCTATAATTGGTACAAACCCAGGATTAGGTTTCAGGCCGATGCCCGAGAACAACGAAGAAAGCACACTTATTTGGTTACGTGGTTCCAATAAAACTAATTACGAGAAGTGGAAGGCTAACCTCATGAACTTTTTAGACa tCTATTACACCCCTGGTAAAATAGAAAAAGGAAATGTGCCAATAAAGCGTTGTTCGTATGACGAACTACCAATACCTGGTCAAGTTTGCGATATAGACGTCCGAAAATGGGAACCTTGCACACCTGATCGTCACTTCGACTATCACAGgaactcaccctgtatcttcCTGAAACTGAATAGGATATATGGGTGGGTGCCAGAGTACTACAACGATCCTAATGATCTCCCAGATGATATGCCTCAACAACTTAAGGATCATATCACATATAATATTACTCGGGAAAAAGAG agGAACAATATTTGGATCTCTTGTACAGGCGAAACTCCAGCAGATAACGAATATTTAGGACCTATCAAATATTATCCTTCATATCAAGGATTTCCAGGATACTATTACCCTTATATGAACTCGGAAGGTTACTTGAGTCCTTTGGTTGCTGTTCAATTCAAAAGGCCAACTTCTGGTTTAGTCATAAATATTGAATGCAGAGCATGGgccaaaaacataaaatataacagACATGACAGAAGTGGATCGGTACATTTCGAATTACTGATTGACTAA
- the LOC123677542 gene encoding sodium/potassium-transporting ATPase subunit beta-2-like, translating to MAKIFHYSISSTVLAVLLTTCVLVFSRAVRSEVQKWSDIGMNGTTPKLGFIPMPENNESTLIWVQGTNRTNTKNWSSRIQSSLETYYYEKKYVSRKSCSYIDPPKSGEVCNIDIREWGPCNQERYYNYHMNAPCIFLKLNKIQGWVPEYYNDTNNLPEDMPQQLKDLIKYNITRPEERNNIWISCTGETSADMEYLGPIKYYPSHQGFPGYYFPYTNSKDYFSPLIAVHFKRPASGVVLNIECRAWAKNIKYNKDDKSGFVHFELYIE from the exons atgg cgaaaatttttcattactctATTTCTTCTACCGTACTAGCAGTTTTATTGACCACATGCGTATTAGTTTTCTCTCGAGCGGTCAGGTCAGAAGTACAAAAATGGAGTGATATAGGCATGAATGGTACCACCCCCAAATTAGGTTTCATTCCAATGCCAGAAAACAACGAAAGTACTCTTATATGGGTACAAGGAACTAATCGAACAAATACCAAAAATTGGTCCTCAAGAATTCAATCCTCTTTAGAAA CctattattatgaaaaaaaatatgtgtCAAGAAAAAGTTGTTCTTACATTGATCCTCCCAAATCAGGTGAAGTTTGTAATATCGATATTAGAGAGTGGGGGCCCTGCAACCAAGAACGTTATTATAACTATCACATGAATGCACCATGTATATTCCTAAAACTCAATAAGATACAAGGATGGGTGCCAGAGTACTACAATGATACGAATAATCTTCCAGAAGACATGCCACAACAACTGAAAGACCTCATAAAATACAACATAACACGGCCTGAAGAG aggaaTAATATTTGGATTTCTTGTACTGGGGAAACATCAGCCGATATGGAATATTTAGGACCTATCAAATATTATCCTTCTCATCAAGGATTTCCAGGATACTATTTCCCATATACGAACTCGAAAGACTACTTTAGTCCTTTGATTGCCGTGCATTTCAAAAGACCAGCTTCCGGAGTGGTGTTGAATATTGAATGTAGAGCATGGGCCAAAAA
- the LOC123678571 gene encoding sodium/potassium-transporting ATPase subunit beta-2-like isoform X2, translating to MTVRYRYPEDRWREYSTFRIYNPEKGTYLGRKPKDLAKIGIFYLIFYGMLAALVAICMWVFSQTLNPRIPKWMNEESIIGTNPGLGFRPMPENNEESTLIWLRGSNKTNYEKWKANLMNFLDIYYTPGKIEKGNVPIKRCSYDELPIPGQVCDIDVRKWEPCTPDRHFDYHRNSPCIFLKLNRIYGWVPEYYNDPNDLPDDMPQQLKDHITYNITREKERNNIWISCTGETPADNEYLGPIKYYPSYQGFPGYYYPYMNSEGYLSPLVAVQFKRPTSGLVINIECRAWAKNIKYNRHDRSGSVHFELLID from the exons ATGACTGTGAGGTACAGGTATCCAGAGGACAGATGGCGGGAGTATTCCACCTTCAGAATTTATAATCCCGAGAAGGGGACGTATTTAGGGAGAAAACCTAAAGATTTGG cCAAAATTGGTATTTTCTACTTAATTTTCTATGGAATGCTTGCGGCTCTAGTAGCCATCTGTATGTGGGTCTTCTCTCAAACTCTGAACCCAAGAATTCCAAAATGGATGAATGAAGAATCTATAATTGGTACAAACCCAGGATTAGGTTTCAGGCCGATGCCCGAGAACAACGAAGAAAGCACACTTATTTGGTTACGTGGTTCCAATAAAACTAATTACGAGAAGTGGAAGGCTAACCTCATGAACTTTTTAGACa tCTATTACACCCCTGGTAAAATAGAAAAAGGAAATGTGCCAATAAAGCGTTGTTCGTATGACGAACTACCAATACCTGGTCAAGTTTGCGATATAGACGTCCGAAAATGGGAACCTTGCACACCTGATCGTCACTTCGACTATCACAGgaactcaccctgtatcttcCTGAAACTGAATAGGATATATGGGTGGGTGCCAGAGTACTACAACGATCCTAATGATCTCCCAGATGATATGCCTCAACAACTTAAGGATCATATCACATATAATATTACTCGGGAAAAAGAG agGAACAATATTTGGATCTCTTGTACAGGCGAAACTCCAGCAGATAACGAATATTTAGGACCTATCAAATATTATCCTTCATATCAAGGATTTCCAGGATACTATTACCCTTATATGAACTCGGAAGGTTACTTGAGTCCTTTGGTTGCTGTTCAATTCAAAAGGCCAACTTCTGGTTTAGTCATAAATATTGAATGCAGAGCATGGgccaaaaacataaaatataacagACATGACAGAAGTGGATCGGTACATTTCGAATTACTGATTGACTAA